In one Gavia stellata isolate bGavSte3 unplaced genomic scaffold, bGavSte3.hap2 HAP2_SCAFFOLD_120, whole genome shotgun sequence genomic region, the following are encoded:
- the LOC132321814 gene encoding proline-rich protein 22-like, whose translation MATLGRAAASLPGAALWGPGDCGTPLAWAAPRSPQGQPQHLPPYTQQGRAVTPAPPLLPTSIPGYQQIQGQPAETKTSGSATPRAAPPGSNISPGSDVPPSPSAAPHEQALGDPTGDLAVAEEVLLEEALRLFGCSPDAVGVSQDAPSSGPRPGDPGGTGAAIPHCDFASLSLPEELLSPDYSVPETAGAILSLDEFVMGLEPQEPWGDEGRDLPPSQPATAEKRGKKRAKSTSPKPASKRRALAGSRGVAGGD comes from the coding sequence ATGGCCACGCTTGGCCGCGCTGCCGCTTCTCTGCCGGGTGCTGCTCTGTGGGGTCCCGGAGACTGCGGGACccccctggcctgggcagcccctcgGAGCCCCCAGGGACAGCCGCAACACCTCCCACCCTACACCCAGCAGGGGAGAGCGGtgaccccagcccccccgctgCTGCCGACGTCCATCCCCGGCTACCAGCAGATCCAGGGGCAGCCCGCAGAGACCAAGACCTCCGGCAGTGCCacccccagggcagcaccccCGGGAAGCAACATCTCCCCGGGCAGCgacgtcccccccagcccctctgctgccccccacgagcaagccctgggggaccccacagGCGACCTCGCTGTGGCCGAGGAGGTCCTTCTTGAGGAGGCCCTGAGGCTCTTTGGTTGCTCCCCGGACGCGGTGGGGGTCAGCCAGGACGCTCCCAGCAGCGGCCCCAGgcctggggaccctggtggCACCGGCGCAGCCATCCCCCACTGCGACTTCGCCTCGCTCTCCCTGCCCGAGGAGCTGCTCAGCCCCGACTACAGCGTCCCCGAGACCGCCGGCGCCATCCTCAGCCTGGACGAGTTCGTCATGGGGCTGGAGCCCCAGGAGCCGTGGggggatgagggcagggacctgccaccGTCCCAGCCTGCCACGGCAGAGAAGCGGGGGAAGAAGCGCGCCAAGAGCACCTCGCCAAAGCCAGCCAGCAAACGCAGGGCTCTCGCCGGCAGcaggggggtggcggggggggattag